The region TCCAACGGGAAAGAAGAACAACAAGCGCAGGCGGCGGCACAGGCACAAGGCCCACAACCTTATCCGGTATTAGCAGTACAAACAAAGACAGTTACCGGTTATACTTCTTATCCCACCAGCATAGAAGGTGTTGTAAACAGTGAAGTGAGAGCAAAAGTTTCTGGTTATATAACAGATGTTTTGGTAGATGCAGGTGAGAAAGTAAAAAAAGGACAAAGGCTCTTTAAGCTTGAAACCGAATCTTTATCTGGCGATGCTGAAGCCGCACAGGCAAACGTGAACGTAGCTCGGGTTGAAGTTGAAAAACTAAAACCTCTGGTAGAAAAAGATATTATTAGTGAGGTGCAACTTGAAACTGCAAAAGCACAACTTTCCCAGGCCCAGGCTAACTACAACAGTATCACGGCCAATATTGATTACGCAAATATTAAAAGCCCGGTAGACGGGTATGTTGGGAACATTAATTTTAGAAATGGCGCTTTGGTTTCACCTGGCGATCCCACTCCCCTTACCACGGTTTCGCAAACCGACGAGGTTTATGCCTTCTTTTCTATGAACGAAAAAGATTATATGAATTTTCTCCAGGAAACTTCTGGCAGTAGTATAGAAGAAAAGATAGCAAATTTTCCAGAGGTTAGCTTAATACTAGCCAATGGTAAGGAGTATAAAGAAAAAGGGGAAATACAAACAATATCAGGACAAATTGATCCCTCTACAGGTACAGTGACCTTTAGGGCGAAATTTCCTAATCCAAATCAACTATTATCCAACGGGAATAGTGGTAAGGTTCGTATTCCACAAATTTATGAAGACGTAATTGTTGTTCCCGAAATTTCAAGTTTTGAACAACAGGGTAGAACTTACGTTTACAAGGTTCAGGGCGATAGTATGGCCGTTTCTACACCAATTACAGAAACTTCAAGAGTAAATAATCTTATTGTAGTTGATTCCGGCCTTGAGAAAGGCGATAAAATTGTTGCCCAGGGCGTAGCAAAATTAAGAAATAACACTCCAATAAAACCGCAAGAAATTCCTTTTGATAGTATTGCGAATTCTATTAATACAGTATTTAAATAAGACTTTAAGATGCTAAAGAAATTTATTGAAAGACCGGTATTATCCACGGTCGTTTCCATCATAATTGTGGTATTGGGTGTGCTGGGAATCTCAACACTTCCCGTAACGCAATATCCAGATATTGCACCT is a window of Salegentibacter salegens DNA encoding:
- a CDS encoding efflux RND transporter periplasmic adaptor subunit, with amino-acid sequence MKKIIYFSLFISAAIFTSCSNGKEEQQAQAAAQAQGPQPYPVLAVQTKTVTGYTSYPTSIEGVVNSEVRAKVSGYITDVLVDAGEKVKKGQRLFKLETESLSGDAEAAQANVNVARVEVEKLKPLVEKDIISEVQLETAKAQLSQAQANYNSITANIDYANIKSPVDGYVGNINFRNGALVSPGDPTPLTTVSQTDEVYAFFSMNEKDYMNFLQETSGSSIEEKIANFPEVSLILANGKEYKEKGEIQTISGQIDPSTGTVTFRAKFPNPNQLLSNGNSGKVRIPQIYEDVIVVPEISSFEQQGRTYVYKVQGDSMAVSTPITETSRVNNLIVVDSGLEKGDKIVAQGVAKLRNNTPIKPQEIPFDSIANSINTVFK